From Lewinellaceae bacterium:
ATCTTCCTGAATACCACCGGTGATATCCTCAACGATGAACAGCAAGCAGCTGTCGAGCGGTTTATCCAGTCTGGTAAAGGATTCGTCGGTATTCATAGCGCCGCGGATACGGAATACGACTGGCCCTGGTACACCCAGCTGGTAGGTCGAATGTTTCATATACACCCCCAGATTCAGACGGCCGTCATTCATGTCGAGAATAAGCAGTTTCCCGGGACCGAACAGATTCCTGATAATTGGCTCTGGACGGATGAGTGGTACCAGTACGACGAGGAAAAAACCGATGGATTGAAATACATCCTTTCTCTGGACGAAACCACTTATGATCCCAACGTTCAGTGGGGAGAGAAAAAAGGTGGACCCATGGGATTTCACCCTATGGCCTGGTATCATGATTTTGACGGAGGCCGTGCCTTTTATACCGGGTTGGGTCATATGCCGGAATGCTACAGCGACCCCGTTTTTCGCAATTTTCTCTATGGGGGCATTTATTGGGCAGCTACCGGAAAAGGCATGAATAAGAAAATGTAATGTTCCGCCAGGGGTTACGAATATTGGGAATTTTAGGTCTCTGGTCTTCCTTCTTGACCGCTCAGAATGATTCCCGTGGCCTCAAAGATTATTTTGCCGGCTATTTTTTTGTGGGCGCATCGATCGCACCTCAGGAAACGGAAGGCGCGGTGGCGCAACTTATCTTAAAAGAGTTCAATACCATTACGGCTGAAAATGCCATGAAAATGGGTCCGATCCACCCGGCTGAAGATCATTATGCCTGGGAAGGAGCAGATCAAATTGTGGATTTTGCCCGAAAGAATGGCCTTAAAATGCGGGGCCATACCCTATGCTGGCACAACCAGACGCCTGGCTGGTTATTTCTTGATGATGCCGGCAACCAGGTTTCAAAAGCAATATTATTAGACCGGCTGAAGGCACACATCACCACGGTAATGCACCGTTATCAGGATGCCGTTTATGCCTGGGATGTAGTCAATGAGGCGATATCGGAACAGCCCGATGAATACTTTCGTACTTCGCCCTGGTATACCATTTGCGGGGAAGAATACATTGCCAGGGCTTTCCAATATGCTCATGAAGCAGATCCCGGGGCATTGCTTTTCTACAACGATTACAATGCCTGGCAACCACAAAAAAGGGCCAAGATCATCCGGCTGATCAGGTCACTGCGACAGCAGGGCGTGCCCATTCACGGTATTGGTATTCAGGGACACTGGTCGCTCTACGGCCCGGATGAAGCGGAGCTGGAAGCAGCGCTGGATGAATACCGGTCTTTGGGTCTGATCATCCACATCACCGAACTCGA
This genomic window contains:
- a CDS encoding endo-1,4-beta-xylanase, encoding MFRQGLRILGILGLWSSFLTAQNDSRGLKDYFAGYFFVGASIAPQETEGAVAQLILKEFNTITAENAMKMGPIHPAEDHYAWEGADQIVDFARKNGLKMRGHTLCWHNQTPGWLFLDDAGNQVSKAILLDRLKAHITTVMHRYQDAVYAWDVVNEAISEQPDEYFRTSPWYTICGEEYIARAFQYAHEADPGALLFYNDYNAWQPQKRAKIIRLIRSLRQQGVPIHGIGIQGHWSLYGPDEAELEAALDEYRSLGLIIHITELDVSVYPPESGRRDKKPDEDDTFTPEKVKLQEQQYERIFRVLANHKDDIQSVTFWNVSDQRTWLDRFPVRGRKNYPLLFDTDLQRKTAYWRVIAGLTGEN
- a CDS encoding ThuA domain-containing protein is translated as MRFHSSLTCGIVTLFCFISSVLSAQQFRALLFTKTNGFHHVSINEGVDAIRELGNRHLFNVDWQEDPSVFNDNRLKNVDVIIFLNTTGDILNDEQQAAVERFIQSGKGFVGIHSAADTEYDWPWYTQLVGRMFHIHPQIQTAVIHVENKQFPGTEQIPDNWLWTDEWYQYDEEKTDGLKYILSLDETTYDPNVQWGEKKGGPMGFHPMAWYHDFDGGRAFYTGLGHMPECYSDPVFRNFLYGGIYWAATGKGMNKKM